From a single Thermothielavioides terrestris NRRL 8126 chromosome 3, complete sequence genomic region:
- a CDS encoding glycoside hydrolase family 115 protein (CAZy_ID 270186), with protein MHSAGVKGALWLAFSSVVAALGQQSIISTSSHGAEMQIAGGSVGKGQILVSSNDYWGVIRAAGDLAVDFGRVTGINYTLSNGEKHAAPATYTYHPVNNMNNTFYSTTGTAHFTGPAYADYSPKSVVIIAGTIGNSTIIDKLISSKAIDVSSVKGKWESFTSQVVNNPVSGCSKALVIAGSDPRGTIYGIYDISEQIGVSPWYFWADSPPKRSKNLYVTSKKKVQGPPSVKYRGFFLNDEQPALTDWVASRWPDTPYGPGFGHEFYSLVFELLLRLRANYLWPAIWATMFEVDDPANQPLADAYEVVLGSSHTEPLMRAQNEFGHFYPGPWAYNLNNKTIDDYFRYGVQRAKPYARNSLWTMGMRGTGDTAIEGLGTDLIVQMLDILVKNQRQIMSDGLGVADITTVPQMWCLYKEVMSYIFAGLQVPDDVTLLWADDNWGNVRRLPLLNETQRTGGAGIYYHFDYVGDPRDYKWINTIQLSKTAEQMHMAYARGADRIWIVNVGDLKALEIPINHFFDLAYDANRWDVDSTDDWAVAWAAREFGSEHAKDIADVMIKYGTYAARRKFELIEPETYSVINYNEADAVLQQWADLVAKAQAIYDKLPAETQAAYFETVLHPALAGQIVNQVYIGGARNNLYAGQKRNAANTVVQEVLGYSAADAKLTRRWNALLGGKWNHFMDQTHLGYDGYWQQPMRNTLPSMIYVQTDFASLAGQLGIGVEGSNATVKGDDKYHANSGNDLTVPPLDPYGPATRYFDVFSRGTEECAWNISASEPWLKLSQTHGIVGGNHPDTRVYISVDWKSAPKAPYSETVKISFTTCRGFDRYGYSDPHVLVPVNVRSVPSSFTKGFVEADGYVAFAGAHYSAILPPSQSTPANKNVTYHTFAHYGRISSGVGLVPQNTEKLTLATAPALEYDLYLFTNTSAANVTLYLSPSLNYLGDATPLEYAVSLVPASSSSSSSSSSSAAAVKYVQPVGVTVGANMPAGWGEAAANGVWSGKYTTSSFAVPAEGAYKLRVWALLPGVVVQKVVVDLGGVRPSYLGPPESFLVGRDVVGKRDGTSFLSDPE; from the exons ATGCATTCTGCGGGCGTGAAGGGGGCCCTCTGGCTCGCCTTCAGCTCGGTGGTTGCTGCTCTGGGTCAGCAGAGCATAATCTCGACCAGCAGCCATGGCGCCGAGATGCagatcgccggcggcagcgtggGCAAGGGCCAGATTCTGGTCTCGAGCAACGACTACTGGGGCGTCATCCGTGCCGCTGGCGACCTTGCCGTAGACTTCGGCCGCGTCACGGGCATCAATTACACGCTCAGCAACGGCGAGAAGcacgcggcgccggcgacgtaCACGTACCATCCGGTCAACAACATGAACAACACCTTC TACTCGACCACCGGAACTGCCCACTTCACCGGCCCGGCCTACGCAGACTACTCCCCGAAGTCCGTTGTCATTATCGCGGGAACCATCGGAAACTCGACCATCATCGACAAGCTCATCTCTTCCAAGGCCATCGATGTCTCAAGCGTCAAGGGCAAGTGGGAGTCCTTCACCAGCCAGGTGGTCAACAACCCGGTGTCTGGCTGCTCCAAGGCACTGGTTATCGCGGGAAGCGACCCGCGCGGCACCATCTACGGCATCTACGACATCAGCGAGCAGATTGGCGTCAGCCCGTGGTACTTCTGGGCCGACAGCCCGCCGAAGAGGAGCAAGAACCTCTACGTCACGTCCAAAAAGAAGGTCCAGGGCCCGCCGTCTGTCAAGTACCGCGGCTTCTTCCTGAACGACGAGCAGCCGGCCCTGACCGACTGGGTAGC CTCCCGCTGGCCGGACACCCCTTATGGCCCCGGCTTCGGCCATGAATTCTACAGCCTCGTCTTTGAGCTCCTGCTGCGGCTCCGCGCCAACTACCTCTGGCCCGCCATCTGGGCGACCATGTTCGAGGTCGACGACCCTGCAAACCAGCCGCTCGCGGATGCCTACGAGGTTGTCCTCGGCTCGTCGCATACCGAGCCCCTGATGCGCGCGCAGAACGAGTTCGGCCACTTCTACCCGGGCCCCTGGGCGTACAACCTCAACAACAAGACCATCGACGACTACTTCCGCTACGGCGTGCAGCGCGCCAAGCCGTACGCGCGCAACAGCCTGTGGACCATGGGCATGCGCGGCACCGGCGACACGGCCATCGAGGGTCTCGGCACCGACCTCATCGTGCAGATGCTCGACATTCTCGTCAAGAACCAGCGCCAGATCATGTCTGACggtctcggcgtcgccgacatCACGACCGTGCCCCAGATGTGGTGTCTCTACAAGGAGGTCATGAGCTACATCTTCGCCGGTCTGCAGGTGCCCGACGATGTGACGCTCCTCTGGGCCGACGACAACTGGGGCAACGTccgccggctgccgctgctcaaCGAGACGCAGCGCACGGGTGGTGCGGGCATCTACTACCACTTTGATTACGTCGGCGACCCGCGCGACTACAAGTGGATCAACACGATCCAGCTGTCCAAGACGGCCGAGCAGATGCACATGGCGtacgcccgcggcgccgaccgcaTCTGGATCGTCAACGTCGGCGACCTGAAGGCGCTCGAGATCCCCATCAACCATTTCTTCGACTTGGCCTACGACGCCAACCGGTGGGACGTCGACAGCACCGACGACTGGGCGGtggcgtgggcggcgcgcgagtTTGGATCGGAGCACGCCAAGGACATCGCCGACGTCATGATCAAGTACGGCACGTACGCGGCCCGCCGCAAGTTCGAGCTGATCGAGCCCGAGACGTACTCCGTCATCAACTACAACGAGGCCGACGCGGTGCTCCAGCAGTGGGCGGATCTGGTTGCCAAGGCCCAGGCTATCTACGACAAGCTCCCTGCCGAGACGCAGGCTGCCTACTTCGAGACGGTGCTGCAccccgccctggccggccaGATCGTGAACCAGGTCTACATCGGTGGCGCCCGGAACAATCTCTACGCCGGACAGAAGCGCAACGCGGCGAACACGGTGGTCCAGGAGGTGCTGGGGTActcggcggccgacgcgaaGCTTACCCGCCGCTGGaacgcgctgctcggcgggaAGTGGAATCACTTTATGGACC AGACCCACCTCGGCTACGACGGCTACTGGCAGCAGCCGATGCGCAACACGCTTCCCTCCATGATCTACGTCCAGACGGACTTCGCCTCTCTggccggccagctcggcatcggcgtgGAAGGCTCCAACGCCACCGTCAAGGGCGACGACAAGTACCACGCCAACAGCGGCAACGACCTGACCGTCCCACCGCTCGACCCCTACGGGCCGGCTACGCGCTACTTCGACGTCTTCTCGCGCGGCACGGAGGAGTGCGCCTGGAACATCTCGGCGTCCGAACCGTGGCTGAAGCTCTCCCAGACGCacggcatcgtcggcggcaacCACCCGGACACGCGCGTGTACATCTCGGTCGACTGGAAGTCGGCGCCCAAGGCGCCCTACTCGGAGACCGTCAAGATCAGCTTCACCACGTGCCGCGGCTTCGACCGCTACGGGTACTCGGACCCGCACGTGCTGGTGCCCGTCAACGTGCGCTCGGTGCCGTCCAGCTTCACCAAGGGCTTCGTCGAGGCGGACGGCTACGTGGCCTTCGCCGGCGCGCACTACTCGGCCATCCTCCCGCCGTCGCAGTCCACGCCGGCCAACAAGAACGTCACGTACCACACCTTCGCGCACTACGGCCGCATCTCCtccggcgtcggcctcgtcccgcAGAACACGGAGAAGCTCACGCTCGccaccgcgcccgcgctCGAGTACGACCTCTACCTCTTCACCAACACCTCGGCCGCCAACGTCACGCTCTACCTCTCCCCCTCGCTCAACTACCTGGGCGACGCGACGCCGCTCGAGTACGCCGTGTCGCTCGtcccggcctcctcctcctcctcctcctcctcgtcgtcgtcggcagcggccgtcAAGTACGTGCAACCGGTCGGCGTGACGGTGGGCGCCAACATGCCGGCGGGGTggggcgaggcggcggccaacGGCGTGTGGAGCGGCAAGTACACGACCAGCAGCTTCGCGgtgccggccgagggcgcgTACAAGCTGCGCGTgtgggcgctgctgccgggcgtggtggtgcagaaggtcgtcgtcgacctggGCGGCGTGCGGCCCAGCTATCTGGGCCCGCCCGAGAGCTTCCTCGTCGGCAGGGACGTGGTGGGCAAGAGGGACGGGACCAGTTTCCTGTCGGATCCGGAGTGA